One window from the genome of Natrinema caseinilyticum encodes:
- a CDS encoding acyl-CoA dehydrogenase family protein, translating into MVTFEPGEEIQLMEQTLGEFVERELRPLEERNRDLLVPDHNRLRSDGRLTDDALALVRKVRRLSGDVGFYGADMPESVGGNGITTVGLVHLVSRLYSHGYGLNIHAIESAPGPHPNFLTLNDDLVGEYVEPAVRGEKSACFALTESSSGSDATDMATTAERDGDEWVIDGTKMWITNSPYADFGQVFAVTDPDASGADGISAFMFDTDNPGFEVRRITQTMLNDGMQAEVAFDGCRVPDAQLIGERGEGFHLAMGFLNKGRVRIAARCAGLLEYLQEQVVEYANERESWGVPIGKRQHVRRMAAEIATWRATVENLVLKAAWLIDQGADPAEHAAIAKYYATEKLYEAADNAVQIFGANGLSHEYPIQRIFRFARVMRIPEGSSEIQLETIASEVGL; encoded by the coding sequence ATGGTTACGTTCGAACCTGGCGAGGAGATACAGCTGATGGAGCAGACCCTGGGTGAGTTCGTGGAACGCGAACTGCGCCCGCTCGAGGAGCGCAACCGTGATCTCCTCGTTCCGGATCACAATCGCCTGCGTTCCGACGGCCGACTGACGGACGACGCGCTGGCGTTGGTCCGGAAGGTCCGTCGACTGTCTGGTGACGTCGGGTTTTACGGCGCCGATATGCCGGAATCGGTCGGCGGGAACGGTATCACGACCGTGGGCCTCGTGCATCTGGTTTCGCGTCTGTATTCGCACGGCTACGGCCTGAATATCCACGCGATCGAGAGCGCTCCGGGCCCCCATCCGAACTTTCTGACGTTGAACGACGACCTCGTTGGCGAGTACGTCGAACCGGCCGTCCGCGGAGAGAAAAGCGCCTGCTTCGCCCTCACCGAGAGCAGTTCGGGGTCGGACGCGACCGACATGGCGACGACGGCGGAACGAGACGGAGACGAGTGGGTGATCGACGGAACGAAGATGTGGATCACGAACAGCCCGTACGCGGATTTCGGCCAGGTATTCGCCGTCACCGATCCCGACGCGTCCGGCGCGGACGGCATTTCGGCCTTCATGTTCGACACCGATAACCCCGGCTTCGAAGTCCGACGGATCACACAGACGATGCTCAACGACGGCATGCAGGCGGAAGTCGCGTTCGACGGCTGTCGCGTTCCGGACGCTCAGCTGATCGGCGAGCGCGGCGAGGGCTTCCATCTCGCGATGGGATTCCTGAACAAAGGCCGCGTCAGAATCGCCGCTCGGTGCGCCGGCCTGCTCGAGTATCTCCAGGAGCAAGTCGTCGAGTACGCGAACGAGCGCGAGAGCTGGGGGGTCCCGATCGGAAAGCGACAGCACGTTCGCCGCATGGCGGCCGAAATTGCGACCTGGCGGGCGACGGTCGAGAACCTCGTTCTCAAGGCGGCGTGGCTGATCGACCAGGGAGCCGATCCCGCCGAACACGCGGCGATCGCGAAGTACTACGCGACGGAAAAGCTGTACGAGGCCGCCGACAACGCCGTGCAAATCTTCGGCGCGAACGGGCTCAGCCACGAGTATCCGATCCAGCGGATCTTCAGGTTCGCGAGGGTGATGCGGATTCCGGAGGGATCCTCCGAGATCCAACTCGAGACGATCGCATCGGAGGTGGGCCTCTGA
- a CDS encoding acyl-CoA dehydrogenase family protein — MIGVDTSLTETERKYLESTVAMLQEEVLVDELDERHLRDLDRNEETSEDWRTFMRRVGDRDLLGVPVPRAYDGAGLGFLETALTVQAVAYAGCIMQACQVSMSQHGGRTLYSYGTDHVKETYLRPWLRGEKIAAQAFTEPGSGTDLAHMQTKAERNGDEWVVTGEKRFVDFAGYADFMLVPVRTGGEDGDHEGISYFVVDADADGLETIEQQSSWHGYRGSDARWLRFDDVAVPETNLVGEEGAAWPMITDELNLEHITMARYCLGSSEQALEIAANYTLHRDVDERSISRYQAVSHQIAESATKLDAAYLLNTRAARCLDEGGMGAGRLESAMTSYFGNEAAFDIADASMQVMGAIGTTDKYPVERIQRDMRTGRFLGGATEVIKNIIQHDVYERIADDEFDGELVGAEYEGLPWTTELDGTKAVAPGDDD; from the coding sequence ATGATCGGTGTTGACACGTCCCTTACAGAAACTGAGCGAAAGTATCTCGAATCGACCGTGGCGATGCTGCAAGAGGAGGTTCTCGTCGACGAACTCGACGAACGACACCTCCGCGACCTCGATCGGAACGAGGAGACGAGCGAGGACTGGCGGACGTTCATGCGGCGCGTCGGTGACCGCGACCTCCTCGGCGTCCCCGTTCCTCGAGCGTACGATGGCGCGGGACTCGGATTTCTGGAGACCGCGTTGACCGTCCAGGCGGTCGCGTACGCCGGCTGTATCATGCAGGCGTGTCAGGTGTCCATGTCTCAACACGGCGGTCGGACGCTGTACTCGTACGGCACCGACCACGTCAAAGAGACGTACCTCAGGCCGTGGCTCCGCGGCGAGAAGATCGCGGCCCAGGCCTTTACCGAACCGGGAAGCGGGACGGATCTGGCACACATGCAAACGAAGGCCGAGCGTAACGGCGACGAGTGGGTCGTCACCGGCGAGAAGCGGTTCGTCGATTTCGCGGGCTACGCCGACTTCATGCTGGTTCCCGTTCGAACCGGCGGTGAGGACGGCGATCACGAGGGGATATCGTATTTCGTCGTCGACGCGGACGCCGACGGTCTCGAGACGATCGAGCAGCAGAGCTCCTGGCACGGCTATCGGGGGTCCGACGCACGGTGGCTGCGATTCGACGACGTGGCCGTCCCCGAGACGAACCTCGTCGGTGAGGAAGGCGCCGCGTGGCCGATGATCACGGACGAATTGAACCTGGAACACATCACGATGGCGCGGTACTGCCTCGGATCGAGCGAACAGGCCCTGGAGATCGCTGCGAACTACACGCTCCATCGCGACGTCGACGAACGGAGCATCTCGCGATACCAGGCCGTCAGCCATCAGATCGCCGAAAGCGCGACGAAACTCGACGCCGCCTACCTGCTCAACACCCGGGCGGCGAGGTGTCTGGACGAGGGCGGCATGGGCGCCGGCCGACTGGAATCGGCGATGACGAGCTACTTCGGGAACGAAGCGGCGTTCGACATCGCGGACGCGTCGATGCAGGTGATGGGCGCCATCGGAACGACCGACAAGTACCCGGTCGAACGGATCCAACGCGACATGCGCACGGGGAGATTCCTCGGCGGAGCGACCGAGGTCATCAAGAACATCATCCAGCACGACGTCTACGAACGGATCGCCGACGACGAGTTCGACGGGGAGTTGGTCGGGGCCGAGTACGAAGGGCTCCCGTGGACGACCGAGTTGGACGGGACGAAAGCGGTGGCTCCCGGCGACGACGATTGA
- a CDS encoding enoyl-CoA hydratase/isomerase family protein — protein sequence MSVSLTQEPDRPHVAHLRIDANELNLLSLELAHDVREAIESTPDAVSVLTVAAPQPDDGVRGLTAGLDLEWAQDLTPHEGQDLLAAFYDTIQAIRDLEAVTVCGCGTYTLGAGFELAMACEFRVATDNATLGLPEVNVGLPTVIHGGLLLRLVGEGIANELIYRGDPIDGARASELGIVTDSVAVDEYADAVDDLVSDLAAKSPRVMTLQKRVMNRFRSNGLESGMAASIGDIGRAFGSHDQREAMAAFLDDREPAFEDP from the coding sequence ATGAGTGTCTCTCTCACACAGGAACCCGACCGGCCCCACGTCGCACACCTTCGAATCGACGCGAACGAACTGAACCTCCTCTCGCTGGAACTCGCCCACGACGTTCGGGAGGCGATCGAATCGACACCGGATGCGGTTTCCGTCCTCACGGTCGCGGCCCCACAACCCGACGACGGCGTTCGCGGTCTGACTGCCGGGCTGGACCTCGAGTGGGCGCAGGATCTCACTCCCCACGAGGGTCAGGATCTCCTGGCCGCGTTCTACGACACGATTCAGGCGATCCGAGACCTCGAGGCGGTCACGGTCTGCGGGTGCGGGACGTACACGCTCGGCGCGGGGTTCGAACTGGCGATGGCGTGTGAATTCCGCGTTGCGACTGACAATGCGACGCTGGGACTCCCCGAAGTCAACGTCGGGCTTCCGACGGTGATCCACGGCGGCTTGCTCCTCCGACTCGTCGGCGAGGGAATCGCGAACGAACTGATCTACAGGGGCGATCCGATCGACGGCGCTCGCGCGTCGGAACTGGGAATCGTGACCGATTCGGTCGCGGTCGACGAGTACGCCGACGCGGTGGACGACCTCGTCTCTGACCTCGCGGCGAAGAGCCCACGCGTAATGACGCTTCAAAAGCGCGTTATGAACCGATTTCGATCGAACGGCCTCGAGTCGGGAATGGCCGCCAGCATCGGTGACATCGGCCGGGCGTTCGGAAGCCACGACCAGCGGGAAGCGATGGCGGCGTTTCTCGATGATCGAGAGCCGGCGTTCGAAGATCCGTAG
- a CDS encoding CaiB/BaiF CoA transferase family protein has protein sequence MQPLQDIDVVDLTQSIAGPVCTQMLSEMGAEVIKVEPPSGDAFRPLMNGSLFTAYNNGKKSICVDLKTDEGRDLLSDLAAKADVLVESFRPGVLEEYGLDYETVSKDNEGIVYCSLSGFGQTGPYHDYPGYDPAIQAISGLMATTGYPDQPPVRIRSSLIDCGTGTNAAFAVMAAIRERDQTGEGDYIDVSLFDVGISWMSYWIANYETTGEIPERNGLKGIGSAPNGLFEASDGYVYMITMTQAMFERVCEAVDRSDLIDDERYLTMDDRIEHRSELREELQEAFASFTAQELETLLLESRVPAAAVRTIDEVVELPHLEARSMLTESYNPEADEPVDVASLPFTFGSDGDRPGYSTPPPEKGEHTAEVLEQFEYSGDQIERLRSNGAIE, from the coding sequence ATGCAGCCATTACAGGATATCGATGTCGTCGATCTCACTCAGTCGATAGCGGGGCCGGTTTGTACGCAGATGCTCAGCGAGATGGGCGCGGAAGTAATCAAGGTCGAACCGCCGAGCGGAGACGCCTTCCGCCCCCTGATGAACGGAAGTCTTTTTACCGCGTACAACAACGGAAAAAAGAGCATTTGCGTCGATTTGAAGACGGACGAGGGGCGTGACTTGCTCAGCGATCTCGCTGCCAAAGCGGACGTGCTGGTCGAGAGCTTCCGCCCGGGTGTCTTAGAAGAGTACGGCCTCGATTACGAAACCGTCTCGAAAGACAACGAGGGGATCGTCTACTGCTCGCTGTCCGGATTCGGTCAAACGGGACCCTATCACGACTATCCCGGCTACGATCCGGCTATTCAGGCGATCTCGGGGCTGATGGCGACGACGGGGTATCCGGATCAGCCGCCGGTTCGCATCCGCTCGAGCCTGATCGACTGCGGCACCGGCACCAACGCGGCCTTCGCGGTCATGGCTGCGATCCGCGAGCGGGATCAGACGGGCGAAGGCGATTACATCGACGTTTCGCTCTTCGACGTCGGTATCTCCTGGATGTCGTACTGGATCGCAAACTACGAGACGACGGGGGAGATTCCGGAACGGAACGGTCTGAAAGGCATCGGAAGCGCTCCCAACGGTCTCTTCGAGGCGTCCGATGGCTACGTGTACATGATCACGATGACGCAGGCCATGTTCGAACGAGTCTGTGAGGCCGTGGACCGATCCGACCTGATCGACGACGAGCGGTATCTCACGATGGACGATCGGATCGAACACCGGTCGGAACTCCGTGAAGAGCTACAGGAGGCGTTCGCCTCCTTCACGGCCCAGGAACTGGAAACCCTCCTGCTTGAATCGCGCGTCCCCGCAGCCGCGGTGCGAACGATCGACGAAGTCGTGGAACTCCCACACCTCGAAGCGCGATCCATGCTCACCGAATCGTACAACCCGGAAGCGGACGAGCCGGTCGACGTCGCGTCCCTCCCGTTCACGTTCGGCTCCGACGGCGACCGACCCGGATACAGCACTCCGCCACCGGAGAAAGGCGAGCACACTGCCGAAGTCCTCGAGCAGTTCGAGTACTCTGGCGATCAGATCGAACGCCTCCGAAGCAACGGCGCTATCGAGTAG
- a CDS encoding thiamine pyrophosphate-binding protein encodes MKAHEAVIRLFDAEGIETIFALMSEDTMSTLSTLQEHWSGEMRVVHSRHEQGAVAMADGYSRAGDDVGVCIVGRGPAIAQTGTSLVTARKKGSKLLVLVPEPQLSDTYDIKAFEQESFLESTVGTVRTARSADTLLSTVAEAFRSIRAGEGPIAVQVPWDVLDGEIPDSDVDLDVERDRPADPTNAVGSDARVHPDESAVDAALDLYLDSDATKVPIVVAGRGAIEADAKEAIVSFAERTNSVLATTLQARGYFDDHPFSVGFTGDFGSNIANEHFHESDFVLAVGCRLTPYTTDSGHLIDDEAKVVHIDTDVSSIGRFESVDLGVRGDARLTVEALTEKLEAHGIDRNGEFWTDRLETRIAETPTLDEGDFPEQEGRIDPRDLVRGLDRYLPENRLVVSDGGHFSRWVLDGVSTPEPGDLLWTLDFAAIGQGLPHGIGAALNAGDRTPVAVCGDAGFMMALQEIDTAVRHEVPVTIVVMNDSALGTEYHSLLTSEYSADVALVESPDVADVARSLGADGYTVRSSDDLEAIGDVLGCHPDGPVVVDCKTNSAVRHRSKM; translated from the coding sequence ATGAAAGCGCACGAGGCAGTCATACGACTGTTCGATGCGGAGGGGATCGAGACGATATTCGCGCTGATGAGCGAAGATACGATGAGTACGCTCTCGACGTTACAGGAACACTGGAGCGGGGAGATGCGCGTCGTCCACTCGCGCCACGAGCAGGGAGCCGTCGCGATGGCCGACGGGTACTCGCGTGCGGGCGACGACGTCGGCGTCTGTATCGTCGGTCGAGGCCCCGCGATCGCACAGACCGGAACCTCCCTCGTCACCGCTCGAAAGAAGGGATCGAAGCTCCTCGTTCTGGTCCCGGAGCCGCAACTGTCCGACACCTACGACATCAAAGCGTTCGAACAGGAGTCCTTCCTCGAGTCGACGGTGGGAACCGTCCGCACCGCTCGCAGCGCCGACACGCTGCTCTCGACCGTAGCGGAGGCCTTCCGGAGCATTCGAGCCGGGGAGGGGCCGATCGCGGTACAGGTCCCGTGGGACGTCCTGGACGGTGAGATTCCGGATTCCGACGTCGACCTCGACGTCGAACGAGACCGACCGGCCGACCCGACGAACGCCGTCGGATCGGACGCACGAGTACACCCCGACGAGAGTGCGGTCGACGCGGCTCTCGACCTGTATCTCGATTCGGACGCGACCAAAGTCCCGATCGTCGTCGCCGGTCGCGGCGCGATCGAGGCGGACGCGAAGGAGGCGATCGTGTCGTTCGCCGAGCGGACGAACAGCGTCCTCGCCACCACCCTGCAGGCTCGAGGGTACTTCGACGATCATCCGTTCTCGGTCGGGTTCACCGGCGATTTCGGAAGCAACATCGCGAACGAACACTTCCACGAGAGCGACTTCGTCCTGGCGGTCGGGTGTCGCCTGACCCCGTACACGACGGACTCCGGCCATCTCATCGACGACGAGGCGAAAGTCGTCCACATCGATACGGACGTCTCCTCGATCGGCCGGTTCGAATCGGTCGACCTCGGCGTTCGAGGCGACGCCCGGCTGACGGTCGAGGCGTTGACCGAAAAGCTCGAGGCGCACGGAATCGACCGAAACGGAGAGTTCTGGACGGATCGGCTCGAAACCCGGATCGCGGAAACGCCGACGCTGGACGAGGGTGACTTCCCGGAACAGGAGGGACGAATCGATCCCCGTGATCTGGTGAGAGGCCTCGATCGGTACCTGCCCGAAAACCGGCTGGTCGTCAGCGACGGCGGACACTTCTCTCGATGGGTTCTCGACGGGGTCTCGACGCCGGAACCGGGCGATCTGCTCTGGACGCTGGACTTCGCCGCGATCGGGCAGGGGCTTCCACACGGAATCGGCGCCGCGTTGAACGCGGGCGATCGCACGCCCGTCGCGGTCTGTGGCGACGCCGGCTTCATGATGGCGCTACAAGAGATCGACACGGCCGTTCGCCACGAGGTCCCGGTGACGATCGTCGTCATGAACGACAGCGCACTCGGAACGGAGTATCACAGCCTGCTGACCAGCGAGTACAGCGCGGACGTCGCCCTGGTCGAGTCGCCCGACGTGGCCGACGTCGCACGGTCGCTCGGGGCCGACGGGTACACCGTTCGCTCGTCCGACGACCTCGAGGCGATCGGTGACGTTCTCGGCTGCCACCCGGACGGACCCGTCGTCGTCGACTGCAAGACGAACAGCGCCGTCCGCCACCGCAGTAAGATGTGA
- a CDS encoding SDR family oxidoreductase has product MDLGLDGHVALVTASSSGLGKAAATALAREGANVVINGRDETRLAEAAEEIRAVASGEVVAQPGDLTDPEDIETLVSRPLEEFGRLDHLVTSAGGPTPMRPLEPSDEEWYEAYDLLTMSVVRLVREAADHLRSGDGGSIVAITSIATKRAGAGNVLSNSVRTSVVGFEKTLAKDLGPEVRANAVLPGVHETPRLREVFDAAVEQGEYDSYEDAKAARVKSIPTGQIGDPTAFGDTVAFLCSGRASHINGAAVPIDGGESDSIF; this is encoded by the coding sequence ATGGATCTCGGACTGGACGGACACGTCGCGCTCGTCACGGCCTCGAGTAGCGGACTCGGAAAGGCGGCCGCCACGGCCCTCGCGAGGGAGGGCGCGAACGTCGTGATAAACGGCAGAGACGAAACGCGACTCGCCGAGGCGGCGGAAGAAATCAGGGCCGTCGCGTCGGGGGAGGTGGTCGCACAGCCGGGCGACCTCACGGACCCCGAGGATATCGAAACCCTCGTTTCGCGGCCGCTCGAGGAGTTCGGACGCCTGGATCACCTCGTCACGAGCGCCGGTGGCCCGACGCCGATGCGTCCGCTGGAACCGAGCGACGAGGAGTGGTACGAAGCCTACGATCTGCTGACGATGAGCGTCGTTCGGCTCGTCCGCGAGGCGGCCGACCACCTCCGGAGCGGTGACGGTGGCTCGATCGTCGCCATCACCTCGATCGCGACCAAGCGGGCGGGAGCCGGGAACGTCCTCTCGAATTCGGTGCGAACGAGCGTCGTCGGCTTCGAGAAGACGCTCGCGAAGGATCTCGGACCCGAGGTGCGCGCGAACGCCGTCTTGCCGGGCGTCCACGAAACGCCACGGTTGCGGGAGGTGTTCGACGCCGCGGTCGAACAGGGCGAATACGATTCGTACGAGGATGCAAAGGCCGCCCGGGTAAAATCGATCCCGACCGGCCAGATCGGCGATCCGACCGCGTTCGGTGATACGGTCGCATTTCTGTGCTCCGGTCGGGCGAGCCACATAAACGGCGCGGCAGTCCCGATCGACGGCGGCGAGAGCGATTCCATTTTCTGA
- a CDS encoding MaoC family dehydratase produces MTDRHERRLTADDVAVGETGPEVVVEELEREDFVRYAGASGDFNPIHYDEPYARDAGNESVFGQGMLTAGFASHMVSDWFGMDRVDRFTIRFQSRVFPGDTIAVTGEITDVEDGDAAAVVTADLEATTDDGTVVLSGETVASIPRE; encoded by the coding sequence ATGACTGATCGCCACGAGCGACGGCTCACCGCCGACGACGTTGCGGTCGGGGAGACGGGTCCGGAAGTCGTCGTCGAAGAACTGGAACGGGAAGATTTCGTCCGGTACGCTGGTGCGAGCGGCGACTTCAATCCCATCCACTACGACGAACCGTACGCGCGGGATGCCGGCAACGAAAGCGTGTTCGGACAGGGAATGCTTACGGCTGGGTTCGCCTCGCACATGGTCTCCGACTGGTTCGGGATGGATCGGGTCGACCGATTTACGATCCGGTTTCAGAGCCGGGTGTTTCCGGGCGATACGATCGCGGTGACGGGCGAAATCACCGACGTGGAAGACGGCGATGCCGCTGCGGTGGTCACTGCCGATCTCGAGGCGACGACCGACGACGGAACCGTCGTATTGAGCGGGGAAACGGTCGCGTCGATACCGAGGGAGTAA
- a CDS encoding MaoC family dehydratase N-terminal domain-containing protein, whose translation MPSKSLDELEAQVGRTVTTVEDLVVEPGKVEEFARAIKDDNPAFRDEAAAREQGYESIPAPLTFTRTAYFPRYRPDGIGLDHGFDLGFDQSRVVHGEQEYIYEQQIHAGDVLSGKTTLVDVYERDGSRGGTMTFAVLETAYRNADGEHVLTERLTRIELAAQGDDDD comes from the coding sequence ATGCCGTCGAAATCGCTCGACGAGCTGGAAGCGCAAGTCGGTCGCACGGTGACCACGGTGGAGGATCTCGTCGTCGAACCCGGGAAAGTCGAGGAGTTCGCACGGGCGATCAAAGACGACAACCCGGCCTTTCGAGACGAAGCCGCCGCGCGAGAGCAGGGGTACGAGTCGATTCCCGCACCGCTTACGTTTACCCGGACGGCCTACTTCCCACGCTATCGGCCCGACGGAATCGGCCTCGATCACGGGTTCGACCTCGGGTTCGATCAGTCTCGGGTCGTCCACGGCGAGCAGGAGTACATCTACGAACAGCAGATACACGCCGGCGACGTGCTGTCGGGAAAGACGACGCTCGTCGACGTCTACGAACGAGACGGGTCTCGCGGCGGCACGATGACCTTCGCGGTGCTCGAGACCGCGTACCGGAACGCGGACGGCGAGCACGTTCTCACGGAACGGCTCACGCGAATCGAACTCGCGGCCCAGGGTGACGACGATGACTGA
- a CDS encoding SDR family oxidoreductase, translating into MLSDKVIIVAGGGHGLGECAAVELGEAGATVVVNDLGSDVHGDGESTEPAAETVESVNEAGGDGMAHFGDISSTDYTEELVADTVDEYGRVDGAVNFAGILNDSILYRMTDEEWDSVIDVHLRGHFALLRNLAAHWREVARDTDDYLEDGRSFLSVSSRSALGNVGQSNYSAAKAGVLGLTRAASKELGRYNIRVNALVPTAYTRMIEDIPDDKQPFTEEELPPEKVAPLVAYMLSDEASEINGWSVRAAGDAVGFVSDPEIFRLGYQNGGWTPEDIAERFTDEIGRGLSLDKSGDAF; encoded by the coding sequence ATGTTATCTGACAAGGTTATTATCGTGGCCGGTGGCGGTCACGGTCTCGGAGAGTGTGCTGCCGTCGAACTCGGTGAGGCCGGCGCGACGGTCGTCGTCAACGACCTCGGATCCGACGTCCACGGTGACGGCGAAAGCACGGAACCGGCCGCTGAAACGGTCGAATCCGTCAACGAGGCCGGCGGCGACGGGATGGCTCACTTCGGCGACATCAGTTCGACGGACTACACCGAAGAACTGGTCGCCGATACCGTCGACGAATACGGTCGCGTCGACGGCGCCGTCAACTTCGCCGGGATCTTGAACGACTCGATACTCTACCGAATGACCGACGAGGAGTGGGACAGCGTGATCGACGTCCACCTCCGCGGCCACTTCGCACTGCTTCGAAACCTCGCGGCGCACTGGCGAGAGGTTGCGCGTGACACCGACGACTATCTCGAGGACGGTCGTTCGTTCCTCTCCGTCTCGAGTCGGTCGGCGCTTGGTAACGTCGGCCAGTCCAATTACTCGGCTGCGAAGGCGGGGGTACTCGGGTTGACGAGGGCCGCGTCGAAGGAACTCGGCAGATACAACATTCGGGTAAACGCCCTCGTCCCGACCGCATACACGCGAATGATCGAGGATATTCCGGACGACAAGCAGCCGTTTACCGAGGAAGAACTCCCGCCGGAAAAAGTCGCTCCGCTCGTCGCGTACATGCTCAGCGACGAGGCGTCGGAGATCAACGGCTGGTCCGTCCGGGCCGCCGGGGACGCGGTCGGCTTCGTTTCGGACCCCGAAATTTTCCGACTCGGCTATCAGAACGGCGGATGGACGCCCGAAGACATCGCCGAACGGTTCACCGACGAGATCGGTCGGGGGCTCTCGCTCGACAAGTCGGGGGACGCGTTCTGA
- a CDS encoding IclR family transcriptional regulator, which yields MAAYTDPGTVKASRTAFEIIETLARDDGGRVTEIATELGLAKSTVHRHLTTLEDLEYVVKDGDEYRIGFRFLKLGEQTRKRTDAYQMARKKVRKVAEQTAERAQFVVEEHGKAVYVFGATGEHAVKTNSEIGKYRPLQSMAAGKAILAALPDERVEEIVRQHGLPSMTENTITDRDELYEELDAIRERGYSINDQETLLGLRAIGVPIERPDGGVFGALSVSGPTHRVQGDRLEESIPNILLGTANELELDMKYS from the coding sequence ATGGCAGCATACACCGATCCCGGGACGGTGAAGGCATCGCGGACGGCCTTCGAGATCATCGAAACGCTCGCTCGAGATGACGGCGGTCGAGTCACCGAGATTGCCACGGAACTGGGGCTCGCAAAGAGCACCGTCCACCGGCACCTGACGACGCTCGAGGACCTCGAATACGTCGTCAAAGACGGTGACGAGTACCGAATCGGCTTCCGGTTTCTGAAACTGGGCGAGCAGACGAGAAAACGCACCGACGCGTACCAGATGGCGAGAAAGAAAGTTAGGAAGGTCGCCGAGCAAACCGCGGAACGAGCGCAGTTCGTCGTCGAGGAACACGGAAAGGCAGTCTACGTGTTCGGGGCGACCGGTGAACACGCCGTCAAAACCAACTCTGAAATCGGCAAATATCGACCGCTCCAATCGATGGCCGCCGGGAAAGCCATCCTCGCTGCGCTCCCCGACGAACGCGTCGAGGAGATTGTTCGCCAGCACGGACTGCCATCGATGACCGAGAACACGATCACGGACAGGGACGAACTCTACGAGGAACTCGATGCGATCCGGGAGCGAGGATACAGCATCAACGACCAGGAAACGCTGCTCGGTCTTCGAGCGATCGGCGTGCCGATCGAGCGCCCGGACGGTGGCGTCTTCGGTGCGCTCAGCGTGTCCGGCCCCACGCATCGGGTGCAAGGCGATCGCCTCGAGGAATCGATCCCGAACATCCTCCTCGGAACGGCGAACGAACTCGAACTGGACATGAAATACTCCTGA
- a CDS encoding SDR family oxidoreductase produces the protein MVTESLAGTAAIVTGASAGIGKETARVLAADGADVTLVARREERLRELADEIESETDATALVCPADVSDESDVEAVVEQTVSTFGKLDVLVNNAGIATTSETTVEEFPTDQYRTVMGVNVDGMFYAARAAIPHLRETDGTLLFVASAAGKNPRSKSPIYAATKWWTRGFAKSLAGQVGTDDIAVSIVNPSEVRTEFGKEYREKTSEERFEPGEVTGPRAIAEAIAFAARQETPNAVTELDLFRRDKYSSL, from the coding sequence ATGGTTACCGAATCACTGGCAGGCACCGCAGCGATCGTCACCGGAGCGAGCGCGGGAATCGGAAAAGAGACGGCGCGCGTTCTCGCGGCCGACGGTGCGGACGTTACACTGGTCGCCCGTCGGGAAGAGCGGCTGCGAGAACTGGCGGACGAAATCGAGTCCGAGACGGATGCGACGGCGCTCGTCTGTCCGGCCGACGTGAGCGACGAGTCCGACGTCGAGGCCGTCGTCGAGCAAACGGTCTCGACTTTCGGGAAGCTGGACGTACTGGTGAACAACGCGGGAATCGCGACCACCTCCGAGACGACCGTCGAGGAGTTTCCGACCGATCAGTATCGAACCGTCATGGGCGTGAACGTCGACGGTATGTTCTACGCCGCGCGTGCGGCGATACCACACCTGCGGGAAACGGACGGAACGCTCCTTTTCGTCGCGAGTGCGGCGGGTAAGAATCCACGTTCGAAATCGCCGATTTACGCCGCGACGAAGTGGTGGACCCGCGGCTTCGCGAAGAGCCTCGCGGGGCAGGTCGGCACCGACGACATCGCCGTTAGCATCGTGAACCCGTCGGAAGTCCGAACGGAGTTCGGCAAGGAGTATCGCGAGAAAACCTCGGAGGAGCGCTTCGAACCGGGCGAAGTCACCGGGCCGCGAGCCATCGCCGAGGCGATCGCCTTCGCTGCACGCCAGGAGACGCCGAACGCGGTAACCGAGTTGGACCTGTTCCGGCGCGACAAGTATTCCAGCCTGTAA